Part of the Triticum aestivum cultivar Chinese Spring chromosome 4D, IWGSC CS RefSeq v2.1, whole genome shotgun sequence genome is shown below.
AATTTGGGGTGAAAAAATACATCAAAATGTACCATTACTTTACATATTATACAACCGACACGAGTTATGGAATATATTATGGTAAAGCATCCACCAAAGGAAGTAGCTGGCACCACAAAATCAGTCATACCTTAGTACAATTATTGCACAACGAACATACGCTTCTTACAACAGAATTCTTTACCATATCTTTTACTCCATTCACAAAACCTACCTAAAAGAGTCCATAGATAAAGCAGTTGAGCCTACTTATACCTACACGCCACTTCATCAAATCACATATTTGTTCGACAAAAGCACAAGATAAACGAGCGACCATGACAACTAAGATGCATGCAANNNNNNNNNNNNNNNNNNNNNNNNNNNNNNNNNNNNNNNNNNNNNNNNNNNNNNNNNNNNNNNNNNNNNNNNNNNNNNNNNNNNNNNNNNNNNNNNNNNNNNNNNNNNNNNNNNNNNNNNNNNNNNNNNNNNNNNNNNNNNNNNNNNNNNNNNNNNNNNNNNNNNNNNNNNNNNNNNNNNNNNNNNNNNNNNNNNNNNNNNNNNNNNNNNNNNNNNNNNNNNNNNNNNNNNNNNNNNNNCAGGCGAGTCGGTTGCTCGCTCCTCCCTTCTCTCGCTCCCTCCTTTCCCTGGCTTGATCGCCTCATTGTGCAGCGTTCAAAACAATGACTAGTTGACAATGAAAAACAAATATGGATCCAAATACAttacaaatttgaaaacatttcatgaatttgaaaaggccCATGAGTTCAAAAAAGATCACAGATTGAAAAACGTACATGGATTTGAAAAGTTCACGGATTTCAAGAAAactgaaaaagttcatgaatttttaagaAGTTCATTGATTTGGGAAAACAATTCATTGATTGTGAAAAAAAGTtaatcaaaatttgaaaaaaaattcactaACGTCcaaaaagttcatctatttgaaACAAGTCCAgcggatttgaaaaagttcatcaaatttgaaaaaaagtacctcaaattttgaaaacaaaaagtttatcgaatttgaaaaatagttcaacGGATTCAAAAataattcatcaattttgaaaacaaaTCATGAATCTGAGaaaagttcacgaattcaaaaaggTTCATACTTCAAGACCTCgagaaaagttcacaaaattgaaaaaaggaagaaaaagaaaacaagccaaaaaacaataaaaatgaaaaaacaaaCAAACATGCTCATGTTCATTATTTGAAGATGCATAAAGGAAGCTATCTAGCACAAAGGAAATGTTGTCTCAGGTGCTTATGCACCTTTTTATGAAAGGTTTTACCCAAAAAGGAATCAATGAAATGGGCGCCTTATTAGAGGTTTtacccaaaaaggaaaaaaaagagtNNNNNNNNNNNNNNNNNNNNNNNNNNNNNNNNNNNNNNNNNNNNNNNNNNNNNNNNNNNNNNNNNNNNNNNNNNNNNNNNNNNNNNNNNNNNNNNNNNNNNNNNNNNNNNNNNNNNNNNNNNNNNNNNNNNNNNNNNNNNNNNNNNNNNNNNNNNNNNNNNNNNNNNNNNNNNNNNNNNCTCTCTTTGCGCTATGCAACCGTCCAAAGGCCATAGTAGTAGAGCAGCGCTAGCGATGCGTGACGCTGATATCGCTCTATTATGCAGTGAACGCCAAATCGCTGTGAAGCCCTAGATTCTGGCATGCGCTGCCGCATCGATGGTGTACTAGTTCGTCATTGTCCTCGACAGGTTCGTGCAGTTCTTCCACAGcgaccctttcctttcttcctgatTTCCCCCTTGTCCACCCATCCCTAATTCCTACTACCTCTGCGATCCAATCTGTTATGTGTTGGATGGAAaccacatctcttttgctctcatGACTCATGGGCATGATGCTGATAATGAAATTTCAGGAAAGAAACATGTAGAGAAGCAGCAAAATCAAAGATAGGATGAGCAGGAAGCAGCAATatttttttttctttaatttcattcAGGAAGGTCACAACTTGAGCTGGGTAGATGGACATTTGACCCTATTGTGTAGTTCTGGAGAATTTGTAACAGTGTAAGGTATCATTGGATCTTTTCCTTGGTACAGAATAATGAATTACACTTGTCGGTTGGTAAGCAATCAAATCTTGACCattgtttttttagaaaaaatttAGCCAGGCTCCGAGATCCAACATGCATGTCCGTGCTTCCATTCGACTCTGGAATTTTCCATTGCCGGCCACCATGACGAAGTGATTATACAAGGTATGTTTCTATTTTATATGAACATGCTTTAACTGCACGTTATATAAGCGTTAATTGTAATATTTCATGTATACATATCGGACGCTATGTCGCACGAAATCCAAGGTAGTTTTTCATGCACTTCCTACCTTTCTCATTTTAGGTTCTCCTCGTTCATGAGATAAGGGTTGGCTATCATGACATCGAAAACATTGTGGGGTCTAACCTTCGTGGCTTGAAAAAGCACCCATAGTCTGATTAGGCAAGTTTCAAGATTATAGAACCTGAACAGGTAGTAGATATATTTGATACCTACATACATTTTATTTGCGTCGAAGTTTTGATAAAAACTATAACACTTTTGGCACCTTCGCCGTGCCTCCGTCGGCGTGACTTCTTGTTGCAGGGATGCCTAAGGAGGTGGTGCCGAAGGCAGCGCATTGCTGACATGCCTGCGACACGAGCACAACATGGCCGGCAGTGACGACCTGATTGTTTAGCGGCGACTGCCGTTAAGGGAAAATCAgaccgaagagagagaagaagagatcTCGCTCTCTCGGATGTTTTTCTTCATCTTAGTCCTTATTTACATGTTATTTGCAGAACGGTCCTTGCTTTGTTTTGCTAGACAATCCGACGTGCCAAATGCTTACAAGAAAACTCGGGACACGTCAACCCAATCGCACCTCGTCTCTAGTTTTGCACTAATTATTTCCGATTTTAAGACTTGAGGGAAGAAATGTCACCGGAAAAATGATAAGAGACCAAATGTCTACTTCTTGTAAACTTGCGGGGCGAGATGTCACCGGAAAAATGATAAGAGACCAAATGCCTACTTCTTGTAAACTTGCGGGGCGAGATGTCACCGGAAAAATGATAAGAGACCAAATGTCTACTTGCAAACTTGAGGGACGAAAAACAACATTTCATTAAATTAATGGATGTTGTTTTTTCTTTTATGGGAATGAATAGGGCAAGGAAAGGAACGTATCAATTTGGCTCAGATTATTTTAAATTACTTTATAAATGTTGGTTCTGATTCTTGTTTGTGTGGCATCGGTTGAGATTAAAAAAATCTACAGAAAATCAGTAGGGATAAAGAAGTGATGAGGAGAAAACCACGGAGGATGTCATACGAACTTATTAACTCCCTTTTAATAGTATATATAAAGATATTTATTTAATCTTTCCCAAGAGAAAACACAGGGTATTTATTCTCTGTTAACGTCCATTTAAGTTTTCCCATGAGATGACCTCAAATTTAAATCTCTTCTCTAGTTTTATACTTTAAAAAGAATGTAAGGTTCCCGCTAATCTCAAGACGATGTGTCGGCTCAGTCTGTCaaagatgctcataggggtagagagtgtgtgtgtgttcatagggatgagtgtatgtacGTATGTATGAGCATCTGCGTCTGTACTATgttcaaaagaagaagaaaatgtgaCGTTTCCGTTTCACCTTTCATCGTCTAACCTCGTGTTCCATTTCCATTTTATCTTTCATCTTTGATTTTCCACTGTTGATTTTTCCTAAAACCAACTCAATCATTCCATGATCTCATTAACTTATCAAAATAAAATAATATCTTATTTGATAAGTTAATAAGTTCTTATATCAAATAATTGTTTAATAACAAGTTGGTAGAAAAtcatggtgattgcgtacaaaaacttgctaagattgtaTGGACCAACATGATAATACATGTGTAATCACAGATCACTCTAGTAGAATATTCATTCTCATGTTGCAAGGCAGGAGCAATTATCCGTTATAAGATAATAAAtaggaaaaagtccaaaacaaaccttgaGTTGGTAGGCGAAAGCTAAATCAAACGCCGAACCctcaatccctgaaatcagcacaccaAACTCTCTAATCCCGGTCCATTTTAAACCTTGAGAGGAGTTGGCCGGTATTTGCTGAATTGGGTCGGCCCAGTAGCGCAGTCGCTCGCGCGCGCGCACTAATTagttttttctagttttctttttcAATTTTACACATGTTTTATTTTTCTCAGTACccaaaaatatatttttggtaaacttttgatattttcaaatgcattatggacattttttaaattaaatgttttcaaaacttttttgaatacatggtagtAATATTTTGCAAATACCTGTTTTACATTTTCTTAATGacaataaacattttataaaactaTACGAACACTCCTTTACATGGTTCAACATTTTAAATTTTGCACGCACTTTTTTCAAGCACACGTCACGTATATTCCGTTAAGGTCATGACACATTTTTTTTACAACACGCAAACATTTTTTTTACATTGTACAAAAAGTGTTCGCACTTTAAAATTTGGTTCAGGCTTCAGAAAAAAAATTATGTTTCAAAAAAGTGTCTGCGCTTTGAAATTTTGTTCGGGTTTAAAAAAAATGTTTACGTTTCAAAAGGTGTTGTCTTTTTCAAAGTTGTTGGTTTTataaaagtatatgaaattttcaAAAAGTGCTCGCACTTTACAAAATGTTGGAGGATTTCATAAATAGACACGTTTTCAATACTTGTTTGCCCCTAAAATTTTCAAAAAGTTTATAAATAAGGCGCGGTGCCAGGGCCCACGGTCAATGGAGCGGAGCGGGGGTGTGGTCGGGGACGCGGagccaagaaaagaaagaaagaaagaaagaaagaggctGGTGGAACCGTCCAGAAGGAATGCGAATGACCCGGGCCGAGAAATCTCCGGAACTCTCTCCCGGCTTCGGCTCCCGCGCGCACGCATAAATACCTACCTACCGCGCTGACACAACAGAGAACGaacagaggaagaagacgaagaagaagaagaagaagaagaagaagaagaagaagaatcataGCGCTCGCGCATCGCCCGCCGGCAGCTGCATATTCGCCCGCACCCACCTTCGATTTCTGCCGGCCCGGCGGTGGTTCCTCGGATCAGATCAGATCGGATCGGATCGGATCAGAGTAAGCACCCCCTGCTTCTCTCTTCACCTCCTCCctctgaatgaatgaatgaatgaatgaaatgCTAGCTAGAGTATGCCTGATCGTGCGCGCGTTGGTGTCCCCTGAATTCCTCATGGAGGTTTTTATTAGTTTGGCTTGGTTTCGTTTCAGGCATGCAAATTTAACTCACTACTACATACATCTTCAGTCGCAACAATAACTAGTATCTTGTTTCAGATGCAGCGTCAGGCTGTTATAACAACTTGTGTACCGGTAGTAAGTACATCagactagctagctagctagctttgtGATTCCTTCTCACCATTGCCTCTCACCTGAATATCTTGGGACTAATCAACTAATAAATCGAGGTTGCAAACTCTTCCATCGGCCAATTCTTGCTTGTCTGGGGAACAACATCTGAATATATGCACTGTCCCCTGTTGTTTACAAAGTCTCAAATTCTTTCATCCAACCTACCATGTCACTTGGCGCACGGGCGGGTGTTCTGCTTCTTCATATGCAGTTTCTGTGATCTTACTTCGGGGTTTTACTAGTGAGCTGTTGGCCTTTATATTGCATAAAAACATGGACCCTGTATGTTGACCATGACACTTATCTGTATTTTTCTTCAGTATTGCAGGTATCACAAGAGCAGAGTCTGATCAACAAGTCCCGGCATTTGTCCTACCAGTATATATAGAAGCTAGTAAACAATGTATCCAACAAATCACTACATGGATCCATACTCCTCATACTACAGGCATCATGCTCCCTATCCATATTACCCCCCTCCTGGCTGGGAGGCTGGGCACCAGCAGATGCCTGAACCGGACTGCTCGCCATGTCGGCCACCGTATCGCCCTTGGCCGTACAGTGCTAGCATGAATCACTCAGGCCTTCCAGAGTCCCACTCCCATAGCTGCTGCAGCCACACATACCCTCCTGGTTACTACAGTTTCAGACCCCCATTTCCCCAAGAGATTCCACCACCTCCTCCATACTACCATGGTCCATTTCCACCGCATCATCCGAACCCCTACTCGCCATCATACTTTGGCCCACTCCCACCACCTTACCCTGTTGATCAAACACCTTATAGTGGTTATGACAAGTTCAAGAGCCATTGCTGTGGGTGTCCGAACCATGTTTGCCATGGTGATGGAGGGCAGAAGAGCAACGTGAAAATCGAAGAACACATGCCTGAGAGTAACCACAAGGGTGCAGACAATAATTCCAGCATAATTCGAAACCCAAACTACCAGTACCCAGTGATGTGGTTACCGTCCGGTGACATGAAAGACAACAAGGGTAGTGGAAGAAGCTTTGAGTTTCCACCTCAGTTCTTCAGCAAGTGGTTTCCTCAGAGTGGAGAGAGGACAGAGGATGTGAAGCCAGCCGATGACAGTCAGAAGGCGAAACAACTTCAGTGGCCATTAGTTTGGATGCCACCAGGATATGGCGAGACCAAACCAGAAGCTAAAAAAGAGCCGAAGGAGATCGAGCAGAGTCCAAAGAACACGCAAGAAGATCCGCCTTCGCCGAAGATCAAGATTATTCCCCTGTCATGGTTTGGAAATGATAGTCATGATCAAAAGCCTGCCGCTAGGGAGGGCTCTGGAGAACAAAATGGAAGATCATCAGCGACGAGTCAGACTGCAGGCACGGAGCGTCGGCATGACACGACAGTGGATGGAAATTGCAAAACCGTCCCAGTTGTGCCCGAGAAACCAAACAGTGGAAATGAACCTGCTATTTCAGTTGTGCAGGAGAAACCAAACAGTGCGAATGAACCTGCTACTATTTCAGTTGTGCCGGAGAAACATGGTGTTGAGAAGAAGGTTCATACCTGCAGGACCATCCCGGTTATGGCTCAGAAAGAGAGTGATGAGAAGAAGTCCTACATGGGTGGAAACAAAGAGGAAAAGAAGGCCATCATTGTTCAGAAGGAGGGAGAAAATAAGAAAAGCAACAATGTTGAATCAACAAAGGCTAAGCCTTCAAAATTACCCCCCGTATGCTTGCGAGTGGATCCTCTGCCAAAGAAGAAATCAGGAAACACATCTTCAAGGTCATCCAACCAAGCAACCCAGAAGGTTTGTGAAAAAGTGAAGGATGTGAAAGAGGCCCATGGCAAGAACCAGGAGACAAAGCTATCAGAACATCAGAAAGAGGGTAAGATGCCGATTAAAGAGAAATCGTCTGATGAGATTGCCACAAATACAGGACCTAGGAATGTGACAGTGCTAGATGCTTCTGTGAAGCATGCGCAAGAGAAACAAGTTTCGACAAGCATGACTGATCAGAAGGTGCAACCTAGTGTCAGTGCTGAAGCGCAAGAAAATGTCAGTGCGAGGAGCTTGCAGGAGTGTGACAAAAACCGAAAGGAGGATGAGTTGAAGATCCGAAGTGAAGCTCCAAATTTAGCCTGCGAAATCAAGTTATCATCACCAGATGCCGCTGTTCGTATTCAGTCTGCATACAGAGGGTACCATGTACGAAGATGGCAACCTTTGGAGAAACTACGGAAGATCAAGAATGTACATAAACAGATGCAAGATGTGGAGAAGCAGCTGCAGGCCCTCGAAGCTTCTTCAAAGCAGCCGACGGAGAAAGAGCACATCGCTATTAATGAGACCATCATGAATTTGCTTCTGAACCTTGACACCATTCAGGTATTGCATCTTTTTAGCTTACTTTGATTTGATTCATTTTCTCGTGTGCCGAAAAATTGCACGCTAGCTAGGTACTTGGCCGTTGAATGGTGTTCGTTTTGATTCTTCATATACTTGTGCAGAACTTGCATCCAGTTGTGAGGGAGGCTAGGAAGTCTGTTGCTCGACAGCTAGTTTGTTTGCAGGAGAAGCTTGACTCTTTGTGCAAGAAACTGCCTGCTGAACCAAATCACCCTAAGAGTGAGGAAGCAAGTCTCACAGGAGTGGATGGGGAACAATTGCCTTCCTCAGTTAACTCCAACGAGTCTATGCACGATGAACTTTCATCGGAAGTTGCCTTGAAGTTGAGCCAAGATGGAGATTCTACTGAACAGAAACATCAGACGGAGGAACCAAGTACTGCAAAAGAAGAAGTGCAAGATGAAGTAAGTTAACTTTAGTTTTCAATTGTTTGGCATTCTAATATTGCAAAACCCTTCTGTTTTGAAGCGGTATATCTGACGCGCATCATGTCCAACAGGAGAAAGCTGCAGCAGCTGGTGAATGTCAAGGAGTACCACCGACGGATGTCATGCCTGATGCAGCTTCATCAGGACTTATCACTGAGAAGAAGCACCAAATTGAAGAGCCAGGCATTTTGAGGGAAGAATGTGCTGAAGAAGTAAGTTGTAGTCCTGTTTGTGTCGTCGGTCCGCATATGATACTTGTTCATCGGTTAGCAAGATGTTTTGTAGTTCACGGATTGAATGTTAACAGTGTTCATGTCAGCAGCAGAAAGATGGAGAGAAGGGTGAAGAATCATCAACGCACCACATCGAGCCATTGCATTATACACCTGCTAGGCAAAACTGCCACACTGAAGAATCAGATCAAAGGGTTTCTCGTACTACAACTGAGGATGGCAAAACTTCAATGACTACAGCATGTATGGACAGTGAATTGGCTGCTGATAATGTGAGTTTCGAATTTATTTATTTTGGAGATGGGTTTAATACCAATATTATCAATATAGAATTTTGTAACGAAAATATTAAATATTTTGTGTCTGATCGATGAAGCAGGACGGTTCGGCAGAAGGGGGTCAGGTGCAGGAATCTGCTCCCGTTGGTATCTCGTGGCTGAAACATGATGCTGCCCCTGCTGAAGACCAGTTCAAAGAACCAGGTGCTCCATCCCTTCATCTGGAGGATGAGGATTCTTCTGTGCCTTCAAAAGCTGCAGATCCACATGAAAATGATCCAGCCATTGCAGATGACTCCATAGCAATCATGACTCCAGCAGATCAACAAGAAGAGTCCGTCGATGCCGACATGCAGAAAGAAGTTGCAGAGACCATGGTTGATTCAGACAAAGAACCAAATGGAATGGGCGATGCCGGTAACATGGACTACGTTACCGGTGCAAATGCAGAGACCACAAAGCAAGAAAAAATTGGTTTGGTAGGACCAGAAGCGACAAGGCAATGTGATGTTTCTCATATGGGCGATTCAGCCCTTGTGGAGCAGCAAAATGAAGGTGGCTCTGCCATGGAAAATACTGTGAATGATGTCATTGGAGTGGAGCCTGAAGCCATTGCATTGGAAAGCAGAGTCGCTGCCATTGTAGAGGAGACTGAAGCTGTACCATTGGAAATCGATGGCAAGACCACCGAAAATACTCTGGATGATGCCGCACCATTGGAGAACAGAGACAAAATCATGGAAAATACTATGAATGTTGCAATTGGAGAGGACCCTGAAGCTGCTGTACCACTGGAAGTCGAAGGCAAGACCATTGAAAATACTCTGAATGATGCAGTTGGAGAGGAGCCTGAAGCCGTACCACTGGAAAGCAGAGTCAAGACCATGGAAAATACACTGAACGACGCAGGATGTCCGAGTAAAACGAGTGCTGAACCTGCCCTGCCTGAAAGTAGAGGCGACGGAGCACCATGTGAACACGGCGGTGCAACGGTTTACGCCAATCCTAACTCCAAGGTGCCTTCGGAGAGCCATGGTGGCGAGCAGAAGGAGCAGGATGATGATGGAGGTAAAGTAGATGTTTCTGAATCTCTAGCATGTGCAGTAGGAGCAAATTCTGCTGTACCTGCACAAGAAGCAGGCGAGCCGGAAGAAGGTGCTGCTGAAGGAGCATttccagaggaagaagaagcagcggcTACGGCCCCTGCGACTCGCGATGATGGCCTGAAGAGCAGCTACGACGGCAACAACACAGGAGTGAGCGACGAGAACCAGAAGCTCAAGGAGATGCTGCAGAAGGTGCTCGCGTCCGGGAACGACCAGATGGGGGTCATCGCGGAGCTGAGCGACAAGGTGAAGTCGCTGGAGAGGAAGCTCGCGGCGCACAAGAGGAGGAGGCCCAAGGTGAGGGTGCAGCACCGGCCGGCCAGGGACGCAACGGCCAACGACGTGCACTGAAGAACGGCCATGATTGATCTCTGAAGCTTCAGGCTATGAAGCCTCCACCAACACTGTCTGTACTTCGTATGTACTCTCTCTCTAGTTACAAAATCTCTTATACGTATTCTGGTACAGAGGTACTGCTGTGCCATGCTGCAGTGTACTGTTAGCGGTTCACATGTACAGTTTAAGAGGGTGCTTGATATATGTGTACCACCCGTGTCTTATCCTTTCAACGCCTACTCGCCTCTCTCCATGTTTCTCTGCATCTCTCGCACATATCCATCCCCGCTCGCCTGGCTCCGGCCAGTGCCGCGGTTTCTCCGGCGAGCCCACCACAGGCGAGGCATCCCCTGCTCCTCTCTTCACCTCTCTTCGACGAGGATTTTCTCCTTTTATCTTGTTGAGCTCGTCGGCCCTCTCCTTTCTTGCTCCCCAACGCCCCCCGTGTGATGGACCATGGGTCGGCGGTGGGCTAAGGAGGAAGCACGCCGGGGAGCTGCACCTGGTTGACGGGAACAGCTACAACCAGCCTCGCCCGGAGCTGCAACCGACCACGGTGGGGAGATGCAACCGGCGGACAGAGGAGCTGCGACGGGTGGGTGACCACGACCACGGGCAGTCAACGGGGTGGGTGACCGCGACCCGACAAGTGCTACAACCACGGTGACCAGATGTTCGGACCAGCGCCTAATTGTGCTACTACAGGCATTTTGATTTCATGGAACCATTGCCCAATTTTCATTTTTTGCTACCACCGTAATATGCATTTGCTGGAACCATCAACATATTTTGCTACCATCGGTGTTTTAATTTTGTTGGAATCACGCCCAAATTTTTTGTTGCTACCACCATAATATTTTTTTGCAGGAACCATCAACATTTTTTGCTACCATCGATTTATTTGGTTTTGTTGGAACAACACCAAATTTTGGCAATTTTGCTATCACAGGCCTTTTGATTTGCTGGAACGAGCTTGATTTTTTGCTACCACTGACATCTTTGATTTTTTGCTTCAACAACGTCCATTTTTTCAATTTTCGCTATCAACACTTTCTAGTTTGTTGGAAGCAGCGcatttttttttgctacaaccgctGTTTTGGATGCGAACCACGGCATCCTCGCCATTGATTCTGGAGGGGGTGAGGGGATGGGCAGCACCAGCGACGGGCGAGCGTCGGCGGCGTTTGTCAACGGCAGACGCGCGCTGCACGACATGGAGGGGCTGCTGGAGGAGGGAGCGACGGCGTCCTGTTGGAGCCAGGCAATGACCGGCGACGAGGCGGAGGCGGCCTACTGCGCTGCGTGGGGAGGGAGGGCGTGAGGCGCGACCTTCTTCGAGGTCTACAGCCGGCGGGGCGCCCGGCGGCGCGTGAAACTACTCGCAGAGAGGGAGTTTTGGGGGGATCTCACGGTGGTAGAAGACAAGGTCAACGAAGGGCGTGGGCTAGCTGGCAAAAACAGACGGTCGAGAACGCGCTAATCGTGCGGCTGCGGTGCGATCGGGCCAAATTTgtgccggcgcaccggcgcccagCAGTGCCCTTTTTTGAAGGGGTGACTGCTTTGCTCCTATGTATTCTCCCAAAATCGTCACTCCATATATTTTTAGGAAGAATGGCGATTCAGGAAGAAACTGGAGAGGGGGCGATTCTGGAAGAATCGCCTAAAAGAACCGGCCCTCAGTTTGCAGTAACTGCTGACGTTGGGCCAACAATTTTCCACCTTTAAGCCTGTTTGTAAGCTAATGTCTctctcaggttgcgacaaatggcgcactgcatgcatgtcacttgtcacaacctgagagtttttttcgtagatccatttattcaaaacgttttatctcttaaatcgtgcgtccaaatctcaaaccgttttcaccattggattgcTCGCGTCGAGAGCTTCAAATTAGATCCCACATTGACATGTTTTGACGAATTCTATTTTTTACGAAAAAACATACGAAAAACCAAAGCGGgagcacttttttttctttctgaaagagGCAAGActatgcctcttgcggaagcaaatctgtgcctctacAAGAAGTAAACCCGTGTCTCTTGCAgacaaaaaaaacacatttttttatgTTTTAGAGAAGCACGATCGTGGCTTCCGAAAAAGCAAATCCGTGCgtctcgcggaaacaaaaccgttccactcgcggaaggaaaaaacgtgttttttcctttttcgggAGGCACGACCGTGCCCCTCGCGTAAGCAAATccgtacctctcgcggaagcaaaaccgtgcctctcgtgaaaggaaaaaaagtAAACGTCTTTTTTCCCCTTAACCGAGAGgtacgaccgtgcctctcgcggaaggaaaaaaacatgttttttttttgttttccgagaggcacgactgaGCCTCTggcagaagcaaaaccgtgtctctatagaaggaaaaaaatgcatttttcgcGCTAATTTTTTCGCTCAAAAGCAAAGAAAGACCGATGAAaaacaaaaaagccaaaaaaacccATCCAAAAGCCAAAAACTAGTCCACCACTTATCCTAGCAGTTTTATGCAATGTGCGACCACCAGTGCTGCATATTTATACCCTTTGCGTCAAGCCATAGTTCGTAGATTGCATTTCATTGGCGAAGACAACCAACAAATCTGGAGGAAAGAACCCTCACGAGGACCCTTCGATGGCTACCGCACTCTGTAGGCCCACCACCACATGCAGAAGTGGTCACcactgctggaattttgtctattttgggccagcccaatagcagtttcagaaattcctaataaatcctagaggcccacgcagcccattcgtacaaggcaagaggtggaactaatggttagtcccacattgctagtttggtgAGAGTTGGACGTCCTTATAAGGAAGGatgtttccccacatgtatgagcatgagaacaagagggacattcacgcgcgctcctcctcctccgcccgcctcGCCATGACGCGCCGCGGCGCGGCGGGTTGCGGGAAGGAGCTGAGCCGATTTTGCCATGCACGACGAatatacgaaaggtcacgcgggagctgaaacctctcgcctccttctcttgcgcctataaaagggaggtcgctcctcttaGAGAAACGCAccagaacttcttcttcctctcgcc
Proteins encoded:
- the LOC123099197 gene encoding BAG family molecular chaperone regulator 6 isoform X7 gives rise to the protein MYPTNHYMDPYSSYYRHHAPYPYYPPPGWEAGHQQMPEPDCSPCRPPYRPWPYSASMNHSGLPESHSHSCCSHTYPPGYYSFRPPFPQEIPPPPPYYHGPFPPHHPNPYSPSYFGPLPPPYPVDQTPYSGYDKFKSHCCGCPNHVCHGDGGQKSNVKIEEHMPESNHKGADNNSSIIRNPNYQYPVMWLPSGDMKDNKGSGRSFEFPPQFFSKWFPQSGERTEDVKPADDSQKAKQLQWPLVWMPPGYGETKPEAKKEPKEIEQSPKNTQEDPPSPKIKIIPLSWFGNDSHDQKPAAREGSGEQNGRSSATSQTAGTERRHDTTVDGNCKTVPVVPEKPNSGNEPAISVVQEKPNSANEPATISVVPEKHGVEKKVHTCRTIPVMAQKESDEKKSYMGGNKEEKKAIIVQKEGENKKSNNVESTKAKPSKLPPVCLRVDPLPKKKSGNTSSRSSNQATQKVCEKVKDVKEAHGKNQETKLSEHQKEGKMPIKEKSSDEIATNTGPRNVTVLDASVKHAQEKQVSTSMTDQKVQPSVSAEAQENVSARSLQECDKNRKEDELKIRSEAPNLACEIKLSSPDAAVRIQSAYRGYHVRRWQPLEKLRKIKNVHKQMQDVEKQLQALEASSKQPTEKEHIAINETIMNLLLNLDTIQNLHPVVREARKSVARQLVCLQEKLDSLCKKLPAEPNHPKSEEASLTGVDGEQLPSSVNSNESMHDELSSEVALKLSQDGDSTEQKHQTEEPSTAKEEVQDEEKAAAAGECQGVPPTDVMPDAASSGLITEKKHQIEEPGILREECAEEKDGEKGEESSTHHIEPLHYTPARQNCHTEESDQRVSRTTTEDGKTSMTTACMDSELAADNQDGSAEGGQVQESAPVGISWLKHDAAPAEDQFKEPGAPSLHLEDEDSSVPSKAADPHENDPAIADDSIAIMTPADQQEESVDADMQKEVAETMVDSDKEPNGMGDAGNMDYVTGANAETTKQEKIGLVGPEATRQCDVSHMGDSALVEQQNEGGSAMENTVNDVIGVEPEAIALESRVAAIVEETEAVPLEIDGKTTENTLDDAAPLENRDKIMENTMNVAIGEDPEAAVPLEVEGKTIENTLNDAVGEEPEAVPLESRVKTMENTLNDAGCPSKTSAEPALPESRGDGAPCEHGGATVYANPNSKVPSESHGGEQKEQDDDGGKVDVSESLACAVGANSAVPAQEAGEPEEGAAEGAFPEEEEAAATAPATRDDGLKSSYDGNNTGVSDENQKLKEMLQKVLASGNDQMGVIAELSDKVKSLERKLAAHKRRRPKVRVQHRPARDATANDVH